The Hyphomonadaceae bacterium ML37 genome includes a region encoding these proteins:
- the motA gene encoding flagellar motor stator protein MotA has protein sequence MFQIIGIVAVFGLVFGGFVLSGGKFDIILKALPFEMMMIGGAAVGAFLIGNAPKTVTKTLGDLGKIVAGAKWKQQDYIDLLTLLFQLTKTMKTKGVIALEAHIEKPHESAIFTAYPRILKDHFAVDFICDTLRMMTMNLEDPHQVEDAMEKQLEKHHHEAASPAHAMQTMADALPALGIVAAVLGIIKTMGGIDAPPAILGKMIGGALTGTFLGVFLAYGFVGPFAARMQAVYDEEGIFYQIIQNVLVAHLHGNAAQISVEIGRGAVPSAFQPSFMELEEAISTVQAA, from the coding sequence ATGTTTCAGATCATCGGCATCGTAGCCGTATTCGGCCTCGTGTTTGGCGGCTTTGTGCTGTCAGGCGGCAAGTTTGACATCATCCTGAAGGCGCTCCCCTTCGAGATGATGATGATTGGCGGGGCGGCGGTCGGCGCCTTCCTTATCGGCAATGCGCCCAAGACGGTCACCAAGACGCTGGGCGATCTGGGCAAGATCGTCGCGGGGGCCAAGTGGAAGCAGCAGGATTATATCGACCTGCTCACGCTTCTGTTCCAGCTGACCAAGACCATGAAGACCAAGGGCGTCATCGCGCTGGAAGCTCATATCGAGAAGCCGCACGAGAGCGCGATCTTCACGGCCTATCCGCGCATCCTCAAAGACCATTTCGCGGTAGATTTCATCTGCGACACGCTGCGCATGATGACCATGAACCTGGAAGATCCCCACCAGGTCGAGGACGCGATGGAAAAGCAGCTGGAAAAGCACCATCACGAAGCGGCCAGCCCCGCCCACGCCATGCAGACCATGGCCGACGCCCTGCCGGCGCTGGGCATCGTGGCCGCGGTGCTGGGCATCATCAAGACCATGGGCGGCATCGATGCGCCGCCCGCCATTCTGGGCAAGATGATTGGCGGCGCGCTGACCGGCACCTTCCTGGGCGTGTTTCTGGCTTATGGCTTTGTCGGCCCGTTCGCGGCGCGCATGCAGGCGGTCTATGACGAAGAGGGCATTTTCTACCAGATCATCCAGAACGTTCTGGTCGCCCACCTGCATGGCAACGCCGCCCAGATTTCCGTCGAGATCGGCCGTGGCGCGGTGCCCAGCGCCTTCCAGCCGAGCTTCATGGAGCTGGAAGAAGCCATCTCCACCGTGCAGGCGGCGTAA